From a region of the Zingiber officinale cultivar Zhangliang chromosome 4B, Zo_v1.1, whole genome shotgun sequence genome:
- the LOC121975152 gene encoding U3 small nucleolar RNA-associated protein 6 homolog — protein MADVVQYRMERMADELDDLERRGLFSGEEIAEIVRRRRDFEYRLKRRSPLKQDFIAYIEYEKQLDALRSLRKRAIIGKLADKGIFEKNKKKKSKIWKRSLSDIAGVLRILDIYRMVTMRYRGDLDLWFKYLEFCRDKRHGRMKQVLAQAIRYHPKVPGLWIYAAAWEFDQNLNVAAARALMQNGLRTCPDSEDLWLEYLRMELTYLNKLIARKVALGDVSLLQHSSNDSDQWKEENKDLLIPFIEEQASDVHEGALEKREELFLQQGALVLQTIYHGAIEAIPLSITLRQKFVEIFDAANITLCDKLKVEVLEHLKKDFLHNEDYWDWFAQLQIGYISDLNNSESSKLLTKLDRAIQVYEEALNILPTAKMFSLYAKFLLNMVTSDGENSISALNNMFVDDQDAISSILKLYERAESSGCLNEDLACQYVTFYLQSGRLNEAKNLAKKLCTGKLAEATNLWILRSSIEIKCLTNKSLSISKEDLNSIFNLLKDVLNRLPISKTENLWLMVLKFFSNYKEYFQKLLMILETALGKAGSSYSGTSVASAVLNLIFQREGIQQTRGMYKRLLSLPHPSVKLFRHCIELESNLGFVGDKFAITCARNLYNSALDMYPEIMELWREYYLMEKKAGTTESANAVYWRAKKISKDTMLLVGTDL, from the exons ATGGCGGACGTGGTTCAGTATCGGATGGAGCGGATGGCGGATGAGCTAGACGACCTCGAGCGGCGAGgcctcttctccggtgaagagatTGCTGAGATTGTTCGCCGCCGTAGGGACTTCGAGTATCGCCTCAAGCGTCGCTCCCCATTGAAACAGGACTTTATAGCATATATTGAGTACGAGAAGCAGCTTGACGCCCTCCGCAGCCTCCGAAAGCGTGCCATTATCGGCAAGCTCGCCGACAAGGGTATTTTcgaaaagaacaagaagaagaaatcaaagaTCTGGAAGAGGTCCTTGTCTGACATCGCAGGGGTCCTAAGGATATTGGATATTTACCGGATGGTCACGATGAGGTACAGGGGTGATTTGGATCTCTGGTTCAAATACCTCGAGTTTTGCAGAGACAAAAGACATGGACGGATGAAGCAg GTCCTAGCACAGGCAATTAGGTACCATCCAAAGGTTCCTGGACTTTGGATCTATGCTGCAGCATGGGAGTTTGATCAAAATTTGAATGTTGCTGCTGCTCGTGCTCTCATGCAGAATGGTCTCAGGACTTGTCCTGATTCAGAAGATCTATGGCTGGAGTATCTTCGGATGGAGCTAACTTATCTCAACAAATTGATAGCTCGAAAAGTTGCTCTAGGAGATGTTTCATTGTTGCAACATAGCAGCAATGATTCTGATCAGTGGAAAGAAGAAAACAAGGATCTTTTAATACCATTTATTGAAGAGCAAGCATCAGATGTGCATGAAGGTGCTTTGGAGAAAAGAGAAGAACTTTTCTTGCAGCAAGGTGCTTTGGTTCTTCAAACCATATACCACGGAGCCATTGAGGCTATACCATTAAGTATCACCTTAAGACAGAAATTTGTGGAGATATTTGATGCTGCGAATATCACACTTTGTGACAAATTGAAAGTTGAAGTGTTGGAACATCTTAAGAAAGATTTCTTACACAATGAGGATTACTGGGACTGGTTTGCTCAATTGCAAATTGGTTATATTTCAGATCTGAATAATTCTGAAAGTTCAAAACTTCTGACCAAATTGGACAGAGCTATTCAG GTGTACGAGGAGGCTTTAAATATCTTGCCAACAGCCAAGATGTTTTCTCTCTATGCAAAATTTTTGTTGAATATGGTTACCTCTGATGGAGAAAACTCAATTTCTGCTCTGAATAATATGTTTGTTGATGATCAAGATGCCATTTCATCCATTCTTAAGCTTTATGAAAGGGCTGAATCTAGTGGATGCTTAAATGAGGATCTTGCCTGTCAATATGTTACATTTTACTTGCAATCCGGGAGATTAAATGAAGCAAAGAACCTCGCAAAGAAACTTTGCACTGGTAAACTTGCAGAGGCTACTAACTTGTGGATTCTGAGAAGTTCCATTGAGATCAAATGTTTGACGAATAAATCACTTTCAATCAGCAAGGAAGATCTGAACTCTATCTTCAACCTCCTTAAAGATGTGCTGAATAGATTGCCCATTTCCAAGACTGAGAATCTGTGGCTTATG GtattgaaatttttttcaaactacaaagaatattttcaaaagctgTTGATGATCTTGGAGACAGCATTAGGCAAAGCTGGCAGTAGTTATTCTGGAACTTCGGTTGCCTCTGCTGTcctaaatttgatttttcaaagagAGGGTATTCAGCAAACAAGGGGCATGTACAAGAG ACTTCTATCTTTACCCCATCCAAGTGTTAAACTCTTCAGACATTGTATCGAACTAGAGTCAAACCTTGGTTTTGTTGGTGATAAATTTGCCATTACATGTGCTCGAAATCTGTACAATTCGGCTTTAGACATGTACCCTGAGATCATGGAATTGTGGAGAGAGTACTACCTGATGGAAAAGAAG GCTGGGACAACTGAATCTGCAAATGCTGTCTACTGGCGAGCTAAAAAAATCTCGAAAGACACCATGTTGCTTGTTGGTACTGACTTGTAA